The stretch of DNA TGTGTCCACCGCGATGATCAATTGTACTTTTACCGCATAGTGGGTATCTAATGTGGCTAAATGGTGCTGTGTCAGATAATAAGTTAAGGCATCGACATTGCGATAATCAATTGTGACCGCTAATTTGGTTTGGCGGACGCGTTGAACTTTGCCAATTGCCTGAATCGCCTGAACGGGTGTACTGTTGTAAGCTCGAATAAGGCCACCAGCGCCAAGCTTGATGCCACCAAAGTAACGCGTTACAACAGCAAGAACATCATGAACTTGATTTAATTTTAGGGCTTCTAAGATTGGGACACCAGCGGTTCCAGAGGGTTCACCGTCGTCACTCATTCGTTGAATATGATCGTCATCACCAAGGACGTAAGCAAAGCAATGATGAGTGGCTTTGGAATCTGCGGCACGAACGGCAGCGATTTTAGCTTGGGCATCGGATTCATCCGTAATACGATACAAATGAGCGATAAATCGTGACTTCTTAATCGTTTGTTCAAAAACTGTATCAGTGGCCAATGTATAATATGGCTCGGTCAAAATGAATCAGCT from Lactiplantibacillus brownii encodes:
- a CDS encoding YigZ family protein, whose translation is MTEPYYTLATDTVFEQTIKKSRFIAHLYRITDESDAQAKIAAVRAADSKATHHCFAYVLGDDDHIQRMSDDGEPSGTAGVPILEALKLNQVHDVLAVVTRYFGGIKLGAGGLIRAYNSTPVQAIQAIGKVQRVRQTKLAVTIDYRNVDALTYYLTQHHLATLDTHYAVKVQLIIAVDTAAVDTTQTAITNLLSGQATFSNQGEQYNEVPLTTE